Proteins found in one Kluyveromyces marxianus DMKU3-1042 DNA, complete genome, chromosome 2 genomic segment:
- a CDS encoding YCII superfamily family codes for MVEWVVIVYDKPGSDRSQFRPQHLAALPPLVESGKLVQAGAIYKDVIDGKPTNFAGSHLTVVADTKEEVIQIIKNDVFAKEGIWDVENAIIYPFGCAYRVAKK; via the coding sequence ATGGTTGAGTGGGTTGTTATAGTTTACGATAAGCCGGGGTCTGACAGATCTCAATTCAGACCACAACATTTGGCAGCTCTTCCACCACTTGTGGAGTCGGGTAAACTTGTTCAAGCTGGTGCCATCTACAAAGATGTAATTGACGGTAAGCCAACCAACTTTGCTGGTTCTCATTTGACAGTCGTTGCTGATACTAAAGAGGAAGTCATTCAAATTATCAAGAATGACGTGTTCGCAAAAGAAGGTATCTGGGACGTTGAGAATGCCATCATATATCCATTTGGATGTGCCTACCGTGTGGCAAAGAAATAG
- the VPS74 gene encoding Vps74p — MSSLQRRRVNKSDTTESVPTTNDNEHDHKVVYDEEEAKIRENTSVPKLTLMEEVLLIGLKDKQGYLSFWNDNISYALRGCILIELALRGKIRCVDDPARKRYDVSERLVEVIDSTKTGEVLLDESLSLMKNDPPTSIVGWIDLLSGETWNLLKINYQLKQVRERLAKGLVDKGVLRTEMKNFFLFDMATHPITDTTCKESIKRRILSILVSRNADLTYNSYFPENVAFKYIRTLALICGAYGANVLENVLATLDYEVRDTGFSRADEILAQFSEFPFPLDKQTTTGVSVNLNKEVAEELKNHPGTDLQLEVVAGVFEVFSRMDTLL, encoded by the coding sequence ATGTCTTCCTTGCAACGTCGCAGAGTGAACAAAAGCGATACAACCGAGAGCGTCCCAACAACCAATGATAATGAGCACGATCATAAAGTTGTgtatgatgaagaagaggcaaAAATTAGAGAAAACACTAGTGTTCCGAAGTTAACATTAATGGAAGAAGTTTTGTTGATTGGATTAAAGGACAAACAAGGTTATCTATCATTCTGGAATGACAATATTTCATATGCTCTACGTGGATGTATCTTAATAGAATTGGCTTTAAGGGGAAAAATAAGATGTGTGGATGATCCTGCTAGAAAAAGGTACGATGTAAGTGAAAGACTTGTGGAAGTCATTGATAGTACGAAGACGGGTGAGGTTCTACTAGATGAAAGTTTGAgtttgatgaagaacgATCCACCAACTTCTATTGTAGGATGGATAGATCTTTTGAGTGGAGAAACATGGAACTTACTAAAAATAAACTACCAATTGAAACAAGTTAGAGAAAGATTGGCCAAGGGGTTGGTTGACAAAGGTGTTTTGAGAACCGAAATgaaaaacttctttttgtttgatatgGCTACACATCCAATTACTGATACAACTTGCAAGGAATCtatcaagagaagaatacTGTCAATACTAGTGTCTAGAAATGCCGATTTAACCTACAACTCTTATTTCCCTGAGAATGTTGCATTCAAATATATCAGAACGTTAGCATTGATCTGCGGTGCATATGGTGCCAATGTTCTAGAAAACGTCTTGGCAACTTTGGATTACGAAGTAAGAGATACGGGTTTCTCTCGTGCTGATGAAATCTTGGCTCAGTTCTCTGAATTTCCTTTCCCCCTTGACAAACAAACTACTACTGGCGTGTCTGTTAACTTAAACAAAGAGGTTGcagaagaattaaaaaacCATCCTGGAACAGATCTACAACTAGAAGTCGTTGCTGGTGTTTTTGAAGTATTCTCGAGAATGGACACATTATTATGA
- a CDS encoding SAM50-like protein SpAC17C9.06, translating into MPSANDILENSAHKSVYITKVTVDGENQLSPVSDELYKSIFDQVLAEPLQNIETAFQSCQDIQKKLLFTGLFQSAEITLDYDADINASRLLKERVPESLDIDLPIPTIAQVKLVPAIFNKGAVTTTTRDSYSSVGGRLFFINKLGNAETISLQGDVNYTPFNGKLDERSIGAKLSLPFPKNPSVKAVFYANHTYLDLFKQPFINESDEHKQSQFGISTGFEKSFLYNNEKSIVETFNGISMVARSIFGFADALAVSDSIKQFQGTFTKTSFISQLHADSRKFYDRFPVSGKRFELFNEYIINQGFANAKPLPEDSKFDKVSVSFETHKPFFNTKVVTSLNLNAGAIFPWDNKSQPLVHLLDLFYLGGPKSLKGFERNSIGTRGGHYFYKLGLTSSFKLPNTPVDSPLRLQSFIHFGDVLNNWKSAFNERKPALSTGVSLRYAASFANLDLTYAVPLRVRDYDIAKPGLTFGLDLTLY; encoded by the coding sequence ATGCCATCGGCTAATGATATACTAGAGAATTCTGCTCATAAGTCAGTCTACATCACCAAGGTAACTGTGGATGGTGAAAATCAATTATCCCCAGTGTCTGATGAATTATATAAATCCATCTTCGACCAGGTGTTAGCTGAGCCATTGCAAAACATTGAGACCGCATTCCAATCATGTCAAGATATCCAAAAAAAGCTACTATTTACTGGATTGTTCCAGTCAGCCGAAATTACATTGGATTATGATGCTGATATCAATGCCTCTAGGctgttgaaagaaagagtcCCAGAGTCTCTTGACATTGATTTACCAATTCCAACAATAGCACAAGTTAAACTAGTCCCTGCTATATTTAATAAAGGAGCAGTGACCACAACTACAAGAGATTCCTACTCTTCGGTTGGTGGTCGCTTATTCTTTATCAATAAGCTTGGTAATGCGGAAACTATTAGTTTGCAAGGGGACGTCAATTATACACCATTCAACGGGAAACTAGATGAAAGATCTATTGGAGCTAAACTATCTTTGCCATTCCCAAAGAATCCATCCGTTAAGGCAGTGTTTTATGCAAACCATACTTACTTGGATCTATTTAAGCAACCTTTTATTAATGAATCTGATGAACACAAACAATCTCAATTTGGCATATCAACAGGTTTCGAAAAAAGCTTTTTATACAACAACGAGAAATCAATTGTCGAGACGTTCAATGGTATATCCATGGTAGCTCGTAGTATTTTTGGGTTTGCTGATGCCTTGGCGGTTTCAGATTCTATCAAACAATTCCAAGGTACTTTTACAAAAACCAGTTTTATTTCCCAATTACATGCTGATTCAAGGAAATTTTATGACAGATTCCCTGTTTCCGGGAAACGCTTTGAATTATTCAACGAATACATCATTAACCAAGGATTCGCAAACGCGAAGCCACTACCAGAGGATTCAAAGTTTGACAaagtttctgtttctttcgAAACACATAAacctttcttcaacacaaaGGTCGTAACATCATTAAACTTGAATGCTGGCGCTATTTTCCCATGGGACAATAAGTCACAACCTCTGGTGCACTTGCTAGACCTTTTCTATCTTGGTGGACCAAAGTCTTTAAAGggatttgaaagaaatagtATTGGAACTCGCGGCGGGCATTATTTCTACAAACTAGGATTAACTTCCTCATTCAAATTACCAAATACGCCAGTGGACTCTCCATTGAGACTTCAATCTTTCATTCACTTTGGTGATGTTCTAAACAACTGGAAATCGGCTtttaatgaaagaaaacctGCTCTAAGTACTGGTGTGTCTTTGCGTTATGCAGCAAGCTTTGCAAACTTGGATTTAACCTATGCTGTGCCATTGCGCGTCAGAGATTATGATATTGCTAAACCAGGGCTAACTTTTGGTCTAGATTTGACATTATACTAG
- the YPR1 gene encoding putative reductase 1 yields MSHLKPSTTKFKLNTGAEIPGIGLGTWRSTDDEVYNAVITALKNGYRHIDTAAIYRNEEAVGRGIRDSGVPREEIFVTTKLWGTQHRNPLKGLEESLQRMGLEYVDLYLMHWPVPLKDNPKYPGIPPASVGIERNTDLENWDFVKTWELMQELPATGKTKAIGVSNFSVNNIKQLLASPGNKIVPATNQVELHPLLPQDELVSFCQEKGIVVEAYSPLGSGTSDIITDPIIVGLAKKYNVEPAQYLINWGLKRGYVVLPKSITPSRIISNFQEFDLTADDVKNAYTLPFYRGEKRLISPDWGTFKTFE; encoded by the coding sequence ATGTCACATTTGAAgccatcaacaacaaagttTAAGCTAAATACCGGTGCTGAGATCCCAGGTATCGGATTGGGTACCTGGAGATCTACCGACGATGAAGTCTACAATGCTGTTATCACAGCATTGAAAAACGGGTATAGACACATCGACACTGCTGCCATTTACCGTAACGAAGAGGCTGTTGGTAGAGGTATCAGAGACTCTGGTGTGCCCAGAGAAGAGATCTTCGTCACCACGAAATTGTGGGGTACCCAGCACAGAAACCCATTGAAGGGGTTGGAAGAATCTTTGCAAAGAATGGGTTTGGAGTACGTGGACTTGTACTTGATGCACTGGCCGGTTCCATTGAAGGACAATCCAAAGTACCCCGGTATTCCTCCAGCCAGTGTCGGTATCGAACGTAACACCGACTTGGAAAACTGGGATTTCGTCAAGACCTGGGAATTGATGCAAGAGTTGCCGGCAACTGGTAAGACTAAGGCCATTGGGGTTTCCAATTTCTCtgtcaacaacatcaagCAGCTATTGGCCTCTCCGGGCAACAAGATCGTCCCTGCTACTAACCAAGTCGAGTTACACCCTCTTTTACCTCAGGATGAATTGGTCTCCTTCTGCCAAGAAAAAGGGATCGTTGTCGAGGCCTACTCCCCATTGGGTTCCGGTACCTCAGATATCATCACGGATCCAATTATCGTCGGTTTAGCTAAGAAATACAATGTGGAACCTGCTCAATATTTGATCAACTGGGGCTTGAAGCGTGGTTACGTCGTCTTGCCAAAGTCAATTACCCCTTCAAGAATTATTTCGAATTTCCAAGAATTCGATTTAACCGCTGATGATGTTAAGAATGCTTACACCTTACCTTTCTACAGAGGAGAAAAGAGATTAATCTCTCCAGATTGGGGTACTTTCAAGACATTTGAATAG
- the DXO1 gene encoding Dxo1p produces MTEPVGDISGSLSRLQIDDTEKQHHSRSTYKPKSKSKSKFKRSTKQTVVIPCKKFSHAPVNYVLEKSPILLRDSEELYTCSYKVDKSTLWNSLSTKPALRKEICNFIAQNKWDDDISKNRFIGSNLTEGYEDYVPLPQEVLDSVDLLMQAYDKYNEGLDTMNKTTFISLRHHIIDIIMCPFQNETVSLIMSVLPDRNILISVDKSQCKPNGIHQLTDPNIRKICYTGFALENLLIDSSENENDSQEHELYYSFVRGIINDNVEIFFQAEMDSYNPLTNSYTEIKSSVNFNLNNAYHRKKLLRMWVQTNLLPRSDLLIGFRNPYSNELEQLRPYKIQDIYQKVNNRSILGRPGKFFRYNAVVARDWFHHIFSILKTNLLSLAEPDKLSSFKVQLDPNLNLSITPTTQSIKDLKIQV; encoded by the coding sequence ATGACAGAACCTGTTGGAGATATTAGCGGTTCGCTTAGTCGATTGCAAATCGATGACACCGAAAAACAACATCATTCCAGGTCAACGTATAAGCCGAAGTCTAAATCCAAGtccaaattcaaaagatcaacGAAACAAACTGTTGTTATTCCATGTAAAAAATTTTCGCATGCACCTGTGAATTATGTTCTCGAGAAGAGCCCAATTCTTTTACGTGACAGCGAAGAGCTTTACACTTGCTCTTATAAAGTCGACAAGAGCACATTATGGAACTCTCTGTCCACCAAACCAGCGCTTAGGAAAGAAATTTGCAATTTCATTGCACAAAACAAATGGGATGACGATATTTCTAAGAACCGTTTTATCGGATCCAATTTGACGGAAGGATACGAGGATTATGTACCTTTACCACAAGAAGTATTAGATTCGGTGGATTTATTAATGCAGGCTTATGACAAATACAACGAAGGGTTGGATACCATGAATAAAACTACTTTCATATCGTTGAGACATCATATTATTGATATCATAATGTGCCCTTTTCAAAACGAGACGGTATCTTTAATAATGAGTGTATTACCAGACAGGAATATTCTAATATCTGTTGATAAATCTCAATGTAAACCTAACGGAATTCACCAATTAACAGACCCAAATATAAGAAAAATTTGTTACACAGGATTTGCGTTGGAAAACCTATTGATCGACAGTTCGGAAAATGAAAACGATTCTCAAGAGCACGAGTTATATTATTCATTTGTACGTGGGATAATAAATGATAATGTCGAAATATTTTTCCAAGCAGAAATGGATTCTTATAATCCTTTAACTAATAGTTACACAGAGATTAAAAGTTCTGTTAATTTCAACCTTAACAATGCTTATCACAGAAAGAAACTGCTCCGTATGTGGGTGCAGACAAATTTATTACCCCGCTCGGATCTTTTAATTGGGTTCAGAAATCCTTATTCCAATGAACTGGAACAACTGAGACCTTACAAAATACAGGATATTTACCAGAAGGTAAATAACAGATCAATATTAGGTAGACCGggaaaatttttcagataTAATGCTGTAGTAGCGAGAGACTGGTTCCATCATATCTTCTctattttgaaaacaaactTGCTGTCTTTGGCTGAACCAGACAAATTGTCGTCTTTTAAAGTACAATTGGATCCAAATTTGAACCTCTCTATTACACCTACAACTCAATCCATTAAAGATTTAAAGATACAagtataa
- the CTS2 gene encoding putative chitinase — protein sequence MLRWFKVTKLQIKIWIIIILIAFIAEMCTVPKLFLDRLKHGKSKDRKPPQPPSDVPIVQDPSNITDGYSVGTYYSNWSPYKARNYKPSDLPFDSLTHVYYAFFAVNGRTGEIQPNDNWSDFELPMSKGVKGCIKELQKIKIESNHNFKTILSVGGWSNREAFKKISNSDDKVKTFVKSTVENMFKYGFDGIDLDWEFPEEDTDEPMVYLDMMKGIRKEMADLEERIFGPDDATGAHSHFQLSVATPAFEEKLNIMPISEMANYIDIWNMMCYDYHGEWSDLTGYHSNLYASHHSHKRNIKDRSTNATFSADAAIRIMIEKYNVPATRISLGMAAYGRGFTNVKTNDNNFLGKKYHGVGGESEGEPGIWLYNQLPIEGTTEEFDSNAVSAYCFDPKSKTFVGYDNVRSMSYKGKYIKDMNLQGGFWWEACGDSRSAERSLVNAFVKEVEPSNSFVSMFKNPKVREYHLQTYPKDYLTDLFK from the coding sequence ATGTTAAGGTGGTTCAAAGTCACTAAATTGCAAATAAAAATCTGGATTATAATCATATTAATTGCTTTCATTGCTGAGATGTGTACAGTGCCAAAGTTATTTTTAGATAGATTAAAGCATGGTAAGAGTAAAGACAGAAAACCTCCGCAGCCTCCTTCAGATGTTCCAATTGTGCAAGATCCATCGAATATAACAGATGGATACTCTGTTGGTACATACTACTCCAATTGGTCTCCATACAAAGCGAGAAATTATAAACCATCAGATTTACCTTTTGATTCATTAACGCATGTATATTATGCCTTTTTTGCTGTTAATGGTCGGACGGGTGAGATTCAACCTAATGACAATTGGTCCGATTTTGAGCTACCAATGAGCAAAGGGGTTAAAGGGTGTATTAAAGAGTTGCAAAAGATCAAAATAGAATCGAATCACAACTTTAAAACAATTCTTTCTGTTGGTGGATGGTCTAATCGAGAGGCTTTTAAAAAGATTTCAAACTCAGATGACAAGGTCAAGACCTTTGTTAAGTCAACTGTAGAAAACATGTTCAAATACGGATTTGATGGTATTGATTTAGACTGGGAATTTCCTGAAGAAGATACTGATGAACCTATGGTTTATTTGGATATGATGAAGGGAATCAGAAAAGAGATGGCAGATTTAGAAGAACGTATTTTTGGCCCTGATGATGCCACAGGCGCTCATTCACACTTCCAACTCTCTGTTGCTACTCcagcttttgaagaaaagttaaATATCATGCCAATTTCGGAAATGGCAAACTACATTGATATTTGGAACATGATGTGTTACGATTACCATGGAGAATGGTCGGATTTGACTGGTTATCATAGCAATTTATATGCAAGCCACCATTCGCATAAGAGAAATATTAAAGATCGTTCAACAAATGCTACTTTTTCTGCAGATGCTGCAATTAGGATCATgatagaaaaatacaacgTCCCTGCTACTAGAATATCTCTTGGAATGGCCGCTTATGGACGTGGGTTTACCAATGTGAAAACTAACGATAACAATTTCCTTGGTAAAAAGTATCATGGAGTTGGTGGTGAATCCGAAGGGGAACCAGGCATTTGGTTATACAATCAACTTCCTATTGAAGGTACTACCGAAGAATTTGATTCAAATGCTGTTTCAGCATACTGTTTCGatccaaaatcaaaaacatTTGTAGGATACGACAACGTTCGTTCCATGAGTTACAAGggtaaatatataaaagatATGAATCTACAAGGTGGATTCTGGTGGGAAGCCTGTGGTGACTCCAGATCAGCTGAAAGATCCCTAGTTAATGCCTTTGTTAAGGAGGTTGAACCTTCAAATAGTTTCGTATCGATGTTCAAAAACCCCAAAGTTAGGGAATATCACTTACAAACTTATCCAAAAGATTATCTAACCGATCTCTTTAAATGA
- the LEO1 gene encoding Paf1-complex subunit LEO1 → MSTSVVDPSSPKEEPAEKHVVDELDDLFGDDSEEENQINDSEENDEQSDASGSGKKLRRVIDEEEDEEQAMYNRKFLGEDYEGQSEEEFEKKYKEVDVEIVNHVVPYKTANAADDKTIYYAKVPQFLTIDPIPFDPLTFQKKVEERMAKYSSKEDQLGDRLIEENTIRWRYSRDKDQRVFKESNAQIIQWSDGSFSLKIGDEYTDILVNNTENTYLTVSHEDQELIQCVEGGEITKSLMFVPTSTNSKVHQALSKAVARRDEREQHGPSTYIVRMDPELEKRELEKKHDQILRERRKKQLKQKLEQENAGESPEPQFNLQKSLPRRRNLDEYEYDDGFVAEDDEEELEEEEDEEFSDERNASGSDSEDSDSEQESKNAEKLKKVKQAGTEEYQTEDSHTKKRRIAVLDDEDDE, encoded by the coding sequence ATGTCAACCAGTGTGGTAGATCCAAGCAGTCctaaagaagaaccagCTGAGAAGCATGTAGTAGACGAATTAGACGACTTATTTGGTGATGAtagtgaagaagagaatcaAATTAATGACAGTGAAGAGAACGATGAACAATCTGATGCTTCAGGGTCCGGAAAGAAGCTCCGTAGGGTGAtagacgaagaagaggatgaagagCAAGCGATGTACAATAGGAAGTTTCTTGGAGAAGATTACGAAGGCCAATCCGAGGAAGAATTCGAGAAAAAGTACAAGGAGGTTGATGTTGAAATTGTGAACCACGTAGTACCATACAAAACAGCTAATGCGGCAGATGATAAGACTATATATTACGCCAAGGTACCCCAATTTTTGACGATTGACCCAATTCCATTCGACCCACTtacttttcaaaagaaggttgaagaGCGTATGGCGAAGTACTCTTCTAAAGAAGACCAACTAGGAGACAGATTGATCGAAGAGAATACGATTAGGTGGAGATATTCGCGTGATAAAGACCAACGTGTTTTCAAGGAATCCAACGCACAAATCATCCAGTGGTCTGATGgttccttttctttgaaaatcGGCGATGAGTATACGGATATTCTTGTAAATAATACAGAAAATACTTACTTGACCGTTTCACACGAAGACCAGGAGTTAATTCAATGCGTCGAAGGTGGTGAAATAACCAAGTCGCTGATGTTTGTGCCAACATCCACTAATTCAAAGGTACACCAAGCCTTGAGTAAAGCTGTGGCAAGGAGAGATGAAAGAGAACAACATGGCCCAAGCACGTATATCGTACGCATGGACCCTGAACTCGAAAAGCGCGAGctagaaaagaaacacgACCAAATTCtaagagagagaagaaagaagcagTTGAAGCAAAAActagaacaagaaaacGCCGGCGAGTCTCCAGAACCACAGTTCAACTTACAGAAGAGCCTGCCTAGACGTAGAAATCTAGATGAGTACGAATATGACGACGGATTCGTTGCTGAGGACGACGAGGAAGAGctagaagaagaggaagatgaagagtttTCTGATGAACGTAATGCTTCGGGAAGCGACTCAGAGGACAGTGACTCGGAACAAGAAAGTAAGAACGCagagaaattaaagaaggtCAAGCAGGCAGGCACAGAGGAGTATCAAACCGAAGATTCACATAcgaagaaaaggagaaTTGCGGTTCTagatgacgaagacgatgaataa
- the PFY1 gene encoding profilin, translating to MSWQAYTDNLLATGKIDKSVIYSRAGDSVWASSGGLQLQPAEISEIARGFDNPSGLQSNGLHVQGQKFMLIKADDRSIYGRHEAEGVVIVRTKQTILIGHYPAGVQAGEATKIVEQLGDYLISVQY from the exons ATGTCTTGGCAAG CATACACTGACAACCTATTGGCCACCGGTAAAATTGACAAATCTGTGATTTACTCCAGAGCAGGTGACTCCGTCTGGGCTTCATCTGGTGGTCTTCAATTGCAACCAGCTGAAATTTCTGAAATTGCTAGAGGTTTCGACAATCCATCTGGATTACAATCCAACGGTTTGCACGTTCAGGGTCAAAAGTTCATGTTGATTAAGGCTGACGATAGATCAATTTACGGTAGACACGAAGCCGAAGGTGTAGTGATCGTgagaacaaaacaaaccatTCTAATTGGTCACTATCCAGCAGGTGTTCAAGCTGGTGAAGCTACTAAGATTGTGGAGCAACTTGGTGACTATTTGATTAGTGTCCAATATTAA
- the XRS2 gene encoding Xrs2p, with the protein MWIISYGYEDASGKHYSQCKALKECTEYSIGRSVNCELRIQQDKSISRVHLVVKYEKNELSITNKGKLTKVNNKPVRIDECIVIQNHDIVFDIGGSPINVEIHFSYQEWKIPHKLSLEEEKSTILQYGVKLCESFSKKSTLQVFSEGSSHTGCLFALIKGVPVVSTEFLNCICQLLKEDNYLNFESSFQAIIRRFNLFPSYNHVPNVLSNICIMVFEQKLFDTLRYTIESGGGMIKLLTSTSEIDGSVIDNEKKIIVLSTNTVTDTQASKMNTSFSNKFSEFGIVTHSLNDFVNALINNDLNALSEQKKPTTEEPTREISQPVVVKSKARIKPKVQRLDSLTCFGGGNQLKIENSEYNTPSKTSDDSWNKGSEHESKSTNSFEAVEPTPIVPKSSEIVTPPTDTKENISSITTAFAKENEPSIALDSKKRKRRPKVQQLGNLMMRDIPKVATESFQEQRDGDSKRIKLETDTSTEKPILAKSLPRNDKEDSNLIKYKYDSTKLGKENDATNNRYKQNDDLDDVRKGVISDESTPQDQPSSFETSEKSSPRVTDRPRSIAKLETNLPERRKTNDIVSAIAETKQKEVRRFQEGIFEVDQSELTESSLEEFKNVAKVEKIKVKPRILHPTVVSDKSAIWAGRKNFKRFTKKWPLYMKSYSIEANTGHIPYPKDNNNNRYIAMKRFDYRKDGKSEENNGINIEIDFRLPNRMEGSNELSLQQSGETESAQESRVASGFGFKSKPKSVPERNTLFITEDDDDSYDYDAPAAHNQLVVHGNKIEMEDDISLQSNRSVSFGTNSLERSNSADADTDDDDDENNTRRFNFRSRRRK; encoded by the coding sequence ATGTGGATTATATCATATGGATACGAAGATGCTTCAGGTAAACACTACTCGCAATGCAAGGCTTTAAAAGAGTGTACAGAATACAGCATAGGGAGATCTGTAAACTGCGAACTACGAATTCAACAGGATAAGAGCATATCAAGAGTTCACTTGGTAGTAAAATACGAGAAGAATGAGTTGAGTATAACCAATAAGGGTAAATTAACCAAAGTTAATAATAAACCAGTTCGAATTGATGAATGCATCGTAATTCAAAATCACGACATAGTTTTTGATATCGGGGGATCCCCGATCAATGTAGAAATACACTTCTCCTATCAAGAGTGGAAAATACCACACAAACTAtcattggaagaagaaaaatcaacGATTTTACAATACGGAGTAAAATTATGCGAATCATTCTCTAAGAAGTCAACACTACAAGTTTTTTCTGAAGGTTCAAGCCATACAGGTTGTTTATTTGCTCTTATAAAAGGTGTACCAGTTGTATCCACAGAATTTCTCAATTGTATATGTCAgttgttgaaggaagaTAACTACTTAAATTTTGAATCGTCTTTCCAGGCAATTATCCGGAGATTCAACTTATTTCCTTCTTACAATCATGTCCCCAATGTTTTATCAAACATATGTATAATGGTTTTTGAGCAAAAGCTATTCGACACCCTTCGATATACTATCGAAAGTGGAGGCGGTATGATAAAGTTGCTAACTTCTACTTCTGAGATCGATGGTTCTGTGAttgataatgaaaaaaagatcattGTACTCAGTACTAATACGGTCACAGATACTCAGGCAAGTAAGATGAATACATCTTTCTCTAACAAGTTTAGCGAGTTTGGTATAGTGACTCACAGTCTAAATGACTTTGTTAACGCCTTGATTAATAATGATTTAAATGCCTTAAGTGAGCAGAAAAAACCAACCACAGAGGAACCTACCAGAGAGATTTCACAACCTGTTGTAGTGAAATCAAAGGCTAGGATAAAACCTAAAGTTCAAAGGCTAGATAGCTTAACCTGCTTTGGCGGTGGTAACCAATTAAAGATTGAAAACAGTGAATATAACACTCCTTCCAAGACGTCTGATGATAGTTGGAATAAAGGGTCGGAACATGAATCAAAAAGCACCAACAGTTTTGAAGCAGTTGAACCCACACcaattgttccaaaatCTTCAGAAATTGTTACTCCTCCTACTGAtacaaaggaaaatataAGTTCAATAACAACGGCATTTGCTAAAGAGAATGAACCCAGTATAGCTTTGGATtctaagaaaagaaagagaagaccAAAAGTGCAACAGCTTGGGAACTTGATGATGAGAGATATTCCGAAGGTAGCGACAGAAAGTTTCCAGGAACAGCGTGATGGGGactcaaaaagaataaagtTAGAAACTGACACAAGTACCGAAAAACCTATTTTGGCCAAAAGCCTACCACGAAATGACAAAGAAGACAGCAATTTAATCAAGTATAAGTATGACTCTACAAAACTTGGTAAGGAAAATGATGCTACGAACAATAGATATaaacaaaatgatgatttaGATGATGTAAGAAAAGGAGTAATCAGTGATGAATCTACACCACAGGATCAACCTTCCTCTTTTGAAACATCCGAAAAATCTTCACCAAGAGTTACAGATAGACCTCGGTCTATCGCAAAACTTGAAACTAATTTACCAGAGAGAAGGAAAACTAACGATATTGTTAGTGCTATTGCtgaaacaaaacagaaagagGTTCGCAGATTCCAGGAAGGGATATTTGAAGTTGATCAATCAGAACTTACTGAAAGCTCCTTAGAAGAGTTTAAAAATGTTGctaaagttgaaaagattaAGGTGAAACCGCGGATCCTTCATCCTACTGTTGTCTCCGATAAGTCTGCCATATGGGCAGGTCGAAAGAATTTCAAGCGCTTTACCAAAAAATGGCCGTTATACATGAAATCATATTCAATTGAGGCTAATACTGGACATATTCCCTATCCTAAAgataacaacaacaacaggtATATAGCAATGAAAAGGTTTGATTATCGAAAAGACGGGAAGtctgaagaaaacaatggtATTAATATTGAAATAGATTTTAGGTTACCAAACAGAATGGAAGGGAGTAATGAACTAAGCTTACAACAGAGCGGAGAAACTGAATCGGCACAAGAGTCAAGAGTTGCATCTGGTTTCGGATTCAAAAGCAAACCAAAATCTGTGCCAGAAAGAAACACTTTATTCATtacagaagatgatgacgatagttatgattatgatgcGCCAGCAGCACATAATCAATTAGTAGTACATGGCAACAAAATAGAGATGGAGGATGATATTTCGTTGCAGTCAAACCGGAGCGTCAGTTTTGGCACCAATTCGTTGGAACGGTCAAACTCTGCTGATGCAGATactgatgatgatgatgatgaaaacaATACTCGTCGCTTCAATTTCAGGTCTAGGAGGCGAAAATAG